The DNA segment GAGGCGTGCTGCGATGACGCGACAGGCGCTCGACGGCGGCGCGGGCGCACAGGGCTTGCCGGTGCATGGCGGCCCGGATGCCCTGGGCGTTCCGCTGCATGATTTTTCCACCAACGCGAATGCCTGCGGGCCCTGTCCGGCCGCCCTGGCGGCCGTGCGCGGGGCCGATGCCGCGCGCTATCCCGATCCGGCCTACACCGCGCTGCGCGAGGCCCTGGGCGCATGGCACGGCGTGGCGCCCGGGCGCATCCTGCCGGCCGCGAGCGCCAGCGAATTCATCCACCGCTTCACGGCGTGGGCCGCACGGCAGGGCGTGGCCGGGGTGGCGGTGCCCGCGCATGCCTATGGCGACTATGCGCGCGCGGCCCGGGCCTGGGGCCTGCCGCTGCTCGCGTCCCCGGGGCCGGGAGCGGAGGAGGGTGCGAAGAAGGATTCCGGGAAGGCCGTGCTGCACTGGGCCTGCGAACCCGGCAGTCCGCTCGGCACGCCCGATCCTGGCCTGGAGGCATGGCACGCGCGGGCTGCCATCGATAGCGGCGCGCCGGATACCGACCTGCGCATCGTCGATTGCGCCTACGCGCCGCTGCGGCTGGAGTCCGCCGGTGGCCCGCTGCCCGCGAACGCATGGCAGCTCTGGACGCCCAACAAGGCCCTGGGCCTCACGGGCGTGCGCGCTGCCTATGCCATCGCGCCGGCCTGCGTACCGCAGCGCGAGCTGGAGGCGCTGCAGGCGCTGGCGCCCTCCTGGCCGATCGGCGCGCACGGGGTCGCGATGCTGTCGGCCTGGACGGCGCCGCAGGTGCAGGAGTGGCTTGCCGCGTCGCTGGGCACGCTGCGCGTATGGAAGGCGGCCCAGCAGGCGTTGTGCGAAGGCATGGGCTGGGCCGTGCTGGCCGGAAGCCGTGCCAACTATTTCGTGGCCCGCCCCCCGGTGGCCGACCTGGCGCCCTGTCTGCAGGCCCTGCGGCTGCAGGGTGTGAAGCTGCGCGACTGCGGCAGCTTCGGGCTGCCCGGCTGCGTGCGGCTCGGCGTGCTGCCGCCGGCATCGCAGCAGGCATTGCAAGCCGCATGGCAGGCAGCGCGGCCGGCCACCGCGGCATGAGGCCGGTGGCCGTCGTTGGCGCCTCGCTACCATTGCCGCTTTTGCCGCCATCCATGCCATCCCTCCACCCCGGTCCCGGAGCCCTGCCGTGCGTTCCATCACCGTAAGCCGCTACGTCACGCCGCTGCGCGAGGGCGGCTCCATGCCGGCCGTCGTCGAGGGCGACGACCTCGGCGTCTATGTCCTCAAGTTCCGTGGCGCCGGGCAGGGCGTGCGCGCGCTCATGGCCGAGATCATCGCCGGCGGCATCGCCCGTGCGCTGGAATTGCCCGTGCCCGAGATCGTGCTGGCCCAGCTCGACCCGGCGCTCGCGCAGACCGAGCCCGACCCCGAGATCCAGGACCTGATCCGCGCGAGCGCCGGGCTGAACGTGGCGCTCGACTATCTCTCCGGCGCCGTGAACTTCGATCCGGCGGTGGACCGCGTCACGCCCGGTTTCGCCTCGCGCCTCGTCTGGTTCGACGCACTCGTGGGTAACGTGGACCGCACCGCGCGCAACACCAACCTGCTGGTGTGGCACCGCAACCCGTGGCTGATCGACCATGGCGCATCGCTCACCTTCCACCACGCCTGGAACGGCGCGGTGGCGCAGCCCGCCAGACCGTTCGCGCCGATCGCCGACCACGTGCTGCTGTCCCAGGCCACGGAACTGGCGGCAGTGGATGCCGGACTGGCGGCGCGCCTGACCCCTCAATGCCTGCAGGCGGTGCTGGCCGAGGTGCCCGACCTGTTCCTGGCGCAGGCGGCAGAGGGCCACGGGGGCGGGCAGGGCGACGGGCCGCTCGCCGATCCGGCAGCGCACCGGCAGGCCTATGTCGATTACTTCCTGGCGCGGCTCGCGGGCCGGCAGGCCTGGCTGCAGGGGGCGATCGATGCACGCGGCTGACGTCTATGACTACGCCATCGTGCGCGTGGTGCCGCGCGTGGAGCGCGAGGAATTCATCAATGCCGGCGTGATCCTCTCGTGCCAGCGGTCCGGCTTCCTGCAGGCCGCGACCGCGCTCGACGAGGCACGCCTGCTCGCGCTCGACCCGCAGGCCGACCTGGACACGGTGCGGCGCCACCTGGGCGCCATCGTGGCCATCTGCGCGGGCGATGCGGGCTGCGGTCCGATCGCGGCGCTGCCCTACCGGGCCCGCTTCCACTGGCTCACCGCGCGGCGCAGCGCGATCATCCAGACCTCGCCCGTGCATACCGGGCGCTGCACGGACGCGGCGGCGGCGCTGGAGCACATCATGGACCGCATGGTCCGGCGCTGAAGAGTCCGGCGCCCTCCGCCCGGTGTGCGTTCGGGCTGGCAGGCGGGATGCCCTCCGACAGGCATACGGTGCCGAAGGCGCACGGACGCGGGGGCGGACCGCGCGAAGAATGGACGTTTGCTTTCCACGCAGACCCTACGAAAGGAACGTCCCATGGCATCCCCATCCCCGCAGTCCACTTCCGCCGACCCGTCCCGGCGCTTCGCCGGCAAGGTCGTCATCGTCACCGGGGCGGGCTCCGGCATCGGCGCCGCCACCGCGCGCCGCTTCTCGCAGGAAGGGGCGATGGTCGCCATCGCCGACCTGAGCGACGACAAGCTCGCCGCCACGCGCGCCGACCTGCCGGCGGACCGCACGCTCGCGCACCCGGCGGACGTCTCGAAGTTCGAAGACGTCCAGGCCCTGGTGGCAGCCACCGTCGAGCGTTTCGGCCACCTCGACGTCATGGTGAACAACGCCGGCATCGCCGTGCAGGGCAAGGTCACGGAGGCCAGCCTGGAGGACTGGCAGCGCGTCCTGGCCACCAATGTCTCCGGCGTGTTCCACGGCGCGCGCGTCGCCATGCCGCACCTGCTGAAGACCCGGGGCTGCATCGTCAATACCTCGTCGGTCTCGGGCCTGGGCGGCGACTGGGACATGAGCTTCTACAACACCTCCAAGGGCGCCGTCTCCAACTTCACCCGCGCGCTCGCGCTGGACCACGGCAAGGACGGCGTGCGCGTGAACGCCGTGGCGCCCAGCCTCACCTTCACGGGCATGACCGAGGACATCAAGAGCGATCCCGAACTGCTCGCCAAGTTCGCCGAACGCATCCCGCTGGGCCGCGGCGCCGAGCCCGAGGAGATCGCCTCCGTGATCGCTTTCCTCGCGAGCCCGGACGCCGGCTTCGTCACCGGCGTGGTGCTGCCGGTGGATGGCGGCGTGTCGGCATCGAACGGGCAGCCGCCGCAGGGCTGAGCCGTAGGCCGGGCCGGCCAACGCACTTTCAGGCACCGCGGCGCAGGGGACAATAGGCGCATTGCGCTATCCGGGTGGACACCTGCCTGGATGGGCGCCCACCCTGCCTGCCGCCGTGCCGTGATCCCCATCCCAGACCATCCCCGTCCCGCATCCGAACGGTTCCGCCGGCCCGCGCGCGCGACCCGCCACCCGCGTGCAGGCCGATGGCCAGACTGCAACCTGCCGGGGGCCGCATGACCGCCCGCTGCATCATGGTGCTCGGCACCTCCAGCGGCGCCGGCAAGAGCTGGCTCGCCACCGCGCTGTGCCGCTGGTTCAGCGACCAGGGCCTGCGCGTCGCGCCGTTCAAGGCGCAGAACATGAGCAACAACGCGCGCGTGGTGGCGGCGCCGGGAGGAGGGCAGGGCGAGATCGGCAGCGCGCAGTATTTCCAGGCGCTGGCCGCGCGCGCCGAGCCCGAGGTGCGCATGAACCCGGTGCTGCTCAAGCCCGAGGCGGACACGCGCAGCCAGGTGGTGCTGATGGGGCAGGTGAGCGAAGAACTCACGCGCATGCCCTGGCGCGGGCGCAGCGTGCACGTCTGGCCGCACGTGGCCACGGCGCTCGATGCGCTGCGGGCCGAAAACGACGTCGTGGTGATCGAAGGCGCGGGCTCGCCGGCCGAGATCAACCTGCACGCGAACGACATCGTCAACATGCGCGTGGCGCGGCATGCGGGCGCGCACGCGCTGCTGGTGACCGACATCGACCGCGGCGGCGCCTTCGCCCACCTCTACGGCACCTGGGCGCTGCTGCCCGAGGACGAGCGCGCGCTGATCCAGGGCTTCGTGCTCAACAAGTTCCGCGGCGACGCCGCGCTGCTCGCGCCTGCGCCGGACATGCTGCGCGAGCGCACGGGCGTGCCCACGGTGGCCACCATCCCCATGCAGTGGCGCCACGGCCTGCCGGAAGAGGACGGCGTGTTCGACGATGCCGGCCACGTGCGCGCGGGCGCCGGTGGCGCGGTGCACACGACCGTGGCGGTGGTGGCGTATCCGCGCATCAGCAACCTCGACGAGTTCCAGCCGCTCAAGGGCGTTCCGGGCCTGCGGCTCGTATGGGCGCGCAGCCCGGCCGAGGTGGCCGGTGCCGACTGGATCGTGCTGCCCGGCTCCAAGGCCACCGCGGCCGACCTGGCCTGGCTGCGCGCCCAGGGGCTGGATGCCGCCATTGCCGCCCACGCCGCGCGCGGCGGCCGCGTGCTGGGCATCTGCGGCGGCCTGCAGATGCTGGGCGAGGCGCTGATCGACACCCATGGCGTGGACGGCAATGCGCCCGGCCTGGGCCTGCTGCCGCTGGTCACTGCGTTCGAGCCGGCCAAGACCGTGCGCCGCACGCGCACCGCCTTCGGCGCGCTGCAGGGCGCCTGGAGCGCGCTCTCGGGCGTGGCGGTGCAGGGCTACGAGATCCACCACGGCCGCACCGCACAGCACCCGGCCATGGCCGCGGCCGGCGATGTGGCGCACCAGGCGATTCCCGGCCTGGCGTGGCAGAACGCGCGCGGCAACGTGCTGGGCCTGTACCTGCACGGCCTGTTCGAGGATGCGGACGCGCTGCGCGCGCTCTTCGGCGCTGACGTGCCCACGCTGGACGCGGTGTTCGACCGGCTGGCGCGCGGCGTGGACGAATGGTTCGACCCCGCCTGGCGCGCGGTGCAGCGCGCCGGCCGATGATGATCGCGGCACCGCGCCCGGCCGCGGTGCGTTTCCTGGAACCCGAAAGCCCCTCCATGACCACGAAGTCCTCCACCCCGGCCGCTGCCACGGCACGGCCCGAAGATGCTGCCCTGGCCGCGCGCCTGCGCCACCGCATGGACCACAAGACCAAGCCGCTGGGCGCGCTCGGCCGGCTCGAAGCGCTGGCCGTGCGCATCGGCTGCATCCTCGGCACCGAGTCGCCGGAACTGAACGCTCCGCAGATGCTGGTCTGCGCGGCGGACCACGGCATCGCCGCGCGCGGCGTCTCGGCCTATCCCAGCGAGGTCACCGCCCAGATGGTGGAGAACTTCCTGGCGGGCGGCGCGGCGGTGAGCGTGCTCGCGCGCCAGCACGGGCTGGCCCTCACGGTGGCCGACTGCGGCGTGGCGGCACCCGTCCCGCCGCGCGACGGTGCCCCGGGCATGCCGCGCCTGCTGAGCCACTGCCGGGTGGCGGCCGGCACCGCCGATGCGTCGGCGGGCCCCGCCATGACGGCGCAGCAGTGCGCCCAGGCCGTGGAGAACGGCCGCTCCATCGTCCGCGCCCTGCCGGGCAATGCGCTGCTGCTGGGAGAGATGGGCATCGGCAACACCTCGGTGGCCAGCCTGCTGCTCGCGCGCCTGTGCGGCATCGCGCTGGAGGACTGCACCGGGGCCGGCACCGGTCTGGACGCCGACGGCATCGCGCGCAAGCGGGCCGTGTTGCGGCAGGCGCTGGAGGCCAATGCTGCCGCCACCGCGCCGCTCGATGCGCTGGCCGCCCTGGGCGGGCTGGAGGTGGCGACCCTCGCGGGCGCCGTGCTGCAGGCCGCGGCGGAGCGCCGCGTGGTCGTGGTCGATGGCTTCATCACCAGCGCCGCGGTGCTGGTGGCCAGCCGGATCGATCCGGCCGTGCTGGACTGCTGCGTGTTCTCGCACCGCTCCGGCGAGCCGGGGCATGCGCACCTGCTCGCGGCGCTGGGCGCCGAGCCGCTGCTGGACCTGGGCCTGCGCCTGGGCGAGGGCTCGGGCGCGGCGCTGGCGTGGCCGCTGCTCGTTTCCGCCTGCGCGATCCTGCGCGAGATGGCGAGCTTCGAGCAGGCCGGCGTTTCGCGCCAGCGCGACTGATCAGGCCGTGGCGCCGGCCTCGCGGCCGGCCATCTCCTGCAGCAGTGCCACCAGCGGGTCGTCCGGCAGGGGCTGGTGCGTTTCGGGCCGGCGCGGATCCCAGCCAGGGTTGTGGCGGTTGAGCCAGGCCCCGGCGACGAACTGGCGCGCGAATTCCCGGCGGGCTTCCTCGCCGGGCGCCTCTGCCGAAGCGTTGGCCCCATCGCCCTGCGAAGCCAGCAGCGCCTGCTCCACCTCCGCCACGGCCTGGCTGAAATCGCGCAGCACGTAGCGCGCGAGCAGCGCCCGCGCGTCGAAGGGTTCGCCGGGGCTGTCCGGCGGCATCACGAAAGCGGGCAGGGCGGTGCGGGCCGGGGCATCCGGCGCGGTGGTGGCGTCCATGGGGCGGGGCCTTTCCTCAGAAGAAGTGGGGGAAGCTCACGAAAGTGCTGAATGCGGAGAACGGGTTCAGCCGGTGCGAGAAGTAATCCAGCGCCGCCATGGGCGACATCAGCGTGGACTGCAGCATCGATGCGCCGTAGATGAAGGAGTTGAGCGACCGCCCACCCGAAGCCCCCACGCCGTGCGCCGGCGCCTGGTAGTGGAAGGCGCTGCTCTGCTGCGCCAGATGGTGCGGGTTGAATTGCTGGAACGCCGGCAGCGCATGGCCCGCCGTCGGGTAGGCCGCGTGGCCCCCGTGGCCCATCCCGTAGTGCGGCGCGGCGTAGGCAGGCGGCTGGAAAGCCTGGAAATGCATCGGCGGCGGCATGTGCGCGGGCGGCTGCAGGTGGGCGGCATGCCCGAAGCCGTGCGCCGGCCCGTGCAGGGCCGCACCGGGGTGGAAGCCCCGGCTGGCATGCCCGTGCTGCGCCATGCCGGGCAGCGCGGAGCGGGGTTGCATGCCGGCACCACCGTGCGCGGCCTGCATGCCGCCGCGCCCGAACAGGCCGGTGCTGCTGGACAAAACGGAACGCGGGCGCTCGGGCGCGGATTCGGGAGCGAAGGTGGAGTGGCGTGCCGCGGCAGGCGCCACGCCGGTGGAATGTCTGAACCGGACATCGGTCATGGGAAGCTCCAATCGGGTCTGCAGGAGCGGTACGCCGCCCCCGCTGTACTGTTGGGCGCGATGATCGCCGCGCGGCCCTGCCCGCCGGGCTCCCGACCCGAAGCCGCGTGCCGCCCCGCGAAGCGGCGGGGCGCCCCCGCCTGGCGCCGGCTTCGCCCGTTCCCCGCCCATTCCCGGTGCGTGCGCCGCCACCCTGGTGCGTGGCATGCAGTTGGGTGGCGTGATTTGTATACAAAACGGTGCGCAAACCGTATGCGGCGCTGGCATGCGGTTTGCGTACTGCCAGCGCATGGACG comes from the Paracidovorax avenae ATCC 19860 genome and includes:
- a CDS encoding DUF3037 domain-containing protein encodes the protein MHAADVYDYAIVRVVPRVEREEFINAGVILSCQRSGFLQAATALDEARLLALDPQADLDTVRRHLGAIVAICAGDAGCGPIAALPYRARFHWLTARRSAIIQTSPVHTGRCTDAAAALEHIMDRMVRR
- a CDS encoding cobyric acid synthase, whose protein sequence is MTARCIMVLGTSSGAGKSWLATALCRWFSDQGLRVAPFKAQNMSNNARVVAAPGGGQGEIGSAQYFQALAARAEPEVRMNPVLLKPEADTRSQVVLMGQVSEELTRMPWRGRSVHVWPHVATALDALRAENDVVVIEGAGSPAEINLHANDIVNMRVARHAGAHALLVTDIDRGGAFAHLYGTWALLPEDERALIQGFVLNKFRGDAALLAPAPDMLRERTGVPTVATIPMQWRHGLPEEDGVFDDAGHVRAGAGGAVHTTVAVVAYPRISNLDEFQPLKGVPGLRLVWARSPAEVAGADWIVLPGSKATAADLAWLRAQGLDAAIAAHAARGGRVLGICGGLQMLGEALIDTHGVDGNAPGLGLLPLVTAFEPAKTVRRTRTAFGALQGAWSALSGVAVQGYEIHHGRTAQHPAMAAAGDVAHQAIPGLAWQNARGNVLGLYLHGLFEDADALRALFGADVPTLDAVFDRLARGVDEWFDPAWRAVQRAGR
- a CDS encoding HipA family kinase, giving the protein MRSITVSRYVTPLREGGSMPAVVEGDDLGVYVLKFRGAGQGVRALMAEIIAGGIARALELPVPEIVLAQLDPALAQTEPDPEIQDLIRASAGLNVALDYLSGAVNFDPAVDRVTPGFASRLVWFDALVGNVDRTARNTNLLVWHRNPWLIDHGASLTFHHAWNGAVAQPARPFAPIADHVLLSQATELAAVDAGLAARLTPQCLQAVLAEVPDLFLAQAAEGHGGGQGDGPLADPAAHRQAYVDYFLARLAGRQAWLQGAIDARG
- a CDS encoding SDR family NAD(P)-dependent oxidoreductase → MASPSPQSTSADPSRRFAGKVVIVTGAGSGIGAATARRFSQEGAMVAIADLSDDKLAATRADLPADRTLAHPADVSKFEDVQALVAATVERFGHLDVMVNNAGIAVQGKVTEASLEDWQRVLATNVSGVFHGARVAMPHLLKTRGCIVNTSSVSGLGGDWDMSFYNTSKGAVSNFTRALALDHGKDGVRVNAVAPSLTFTGMTEDIKSDPELLAKFAERIPLGRGAEPEEIASVIAFLASPDAGFVTGVVLPVDGGVSASNGQPPQG
- a CDS encoding aminotransferase class I/II-fold pyridoxal phosphate-dependent enzyme, producing MTRQALDGGAGAQGLPVHGGPDALGVPLHDFSTNANACGPCPAALAAVRGADAARYPDPAYTALREALGAWHGVAPGRILPAASASEFIHRFTAWAARQGVAGVAVPAHAYGDYARAARAWGLPLLASPGPGAEEGAKKDSGKAVLHWACEPGSPLGTPDPGLEAWHARAAIDSGAPDTDLRIVDCAYAPLRLESAGGPLPANAWQLWTPNKALGLTGVRAAYAIAPACVPQRELEALQALAPSWPIGAHGVAMLSAWTAPQVQEWLAASLGTLRVWKAAQQALCEGMGWAVLAGSRANYFVARPPVADLAPCLQALRLQGVKLRDCGSFGLPGCVRLGVLPPASQQALQAAWQAARPATAA
- the cobT gene encoding nicotinate-nucleotide--dimethylbenzimidazole phosphoribosyltransferase, with protein sequence MTTKSSTPAAATARPEDAALAARLRHRMDHKTKPLGALGRLEALAVRIGCILGTESPELNAPQMLVCAADHGIAARGVSAYPSEVTAQMVENFLAGGAAVSVLARQHGLALTVADCGVAAPVPPRDGAPGMPRLLSHCRVAAGTADASAGPAMTAQQCAQAVENGRSIVRALPGNALLLGEMGIGNTSVASLLLARLCGIALEDCTGAGTGLDADGIARKRAVLRQALEANAAATAPLDALAALGGLEVATLAGAVLQAAAERRVVVVDGFITSAAVLVASRIDPAVLDCCVFSHRSGEPGHAHLLAALGAEPLLDLGLRLGEGSGAALAWPLLVSACAILREMASFEQAGVSRQRD